From the Micromonospora lupini genome, one window contains:
- a CDS encoding VOC family protein, whose product MHRSRVYALLIDAPEAEAARAAEFWSAALGVGTRSDPAEPQFVGLHEALPGLVTAVQSVDDAPRYHLDIESDDVAAETARLVGLGATEVSQWLECRILRAPGGHLLCLLPVESPPEVFDAQARTWP is encoded by the coding sequence ATGCATCGAAGCCGTGTGTACGCGTTGCTGATCGACGCGCCCGAGGCGGAGGCCGCGCGGGCGGCGGAGTTCTGGTCGGCGGCGCTCGGCGTCGGCACCCGGTCCGATCCGGCCGAACCGCAGTTCGTCGGCCTGCACGAGGCGTTGCCGGGCCTGGTCACCGCCGTTCAGTCCGTTGACGACGCGCCGCGCTACCACCTCGACATCGAGAGCGACGACGTGGCTGCCGAGACCGCTCGGCTTGTCGGTCTGGGCGCCACCGAGGTGTCGCAGTGGTTGGAGTGTCGGATCCTGCGGGCGCCCGGCGGCCACCTGCTCTGCTTGCTGCCTGTGGAGAGCCCGCCCGAGGTGTTCGACGCCCAGGCCCGCACCTGGCCGTGA
- a CDS encoding acyl-CoA dehydrogenase, whose translation MPSTLLSRRDLDFLLHDWLRVSQLVERPRYAEHSRETFDDALDLAERVATEQFAPHNRPADLAEPTFDGQRVRLIPQVRAALDSFAETGLLTAGLDESVGGLQLPQAVAAACFAWFQAANVATSAYPMLTLGNAKLLLAHGSAEQVDTYVRPMLEGRFFGTMCLSEPHAGSSLADITTRAEPQPDGTYRLFGTKMWISGGDHELAENIVHLVLARIPGGPPGVKGISLFVVPKVLVGPDGSLGDRNDVVLVGLNHKMGFRGTTNTLLSFGDGGHTPDGRPGAVGHLVGAPHQGLAQMFHMMNGARIGVGAGAMALGYTGYLKSLAYARERPQGRPVDAKDPAAPQVPIIDHPDVRRMLLAQKSYVEGALALVLYCARLLDEEQTAPEQTDRERAHLLLDVLTPITKSWPSQWCLAANDLAIQVLGGAGYTRDHDVEQHYRDNRLNPIHEGTHGIQALDLLGRKMTMRDGAGLLLLTETMGDTVARGRKAGGEAVGLADRLADAVDRIATVTRRLWAGGDPTLALANASVYLEAVGHVVIAWMWLEQVLALPPQEAGDAFHAGKRHAARYFFSVELPRTGPQFDLLESLDRTTLDMRADWF comes from the coding sequence GTGCCGTCCACCCTGCTCTCGCGCCGTGACCTCGACTTCCTGCTGCACGACTGGTTGCGGGTGTCGCAGCTCGTCGAGCGTCCCCGCTACGCCGAGCACTCCCGGGAGACCTTCGACGACGCCCTGGACCTCGCCGAGCGGGTGGCCACCGAGCAGTTCGCTCCGCACAACCGGCCCGCCGACCTTGCCGAACCCACGTTCGACGGGCAGCGGGTGCGGCTGATCCCGCAGGTACGAGCAGCGTTGGACAGCTTCGCCGAGACGGGACTGCTCACCGCCGGGCTGGACGAATCGGTAGGCGGTCTACAACTGCCGCAGGCCGTCGCCGCCGCCTGCTTCGCCTGGTTCCAGGCTGCCAACGTGGCCACCTCGGCGTACCCGATGCTGACCCTGGGCAACGCGAAGCTGTTGCTGGCGCACGGCAGCGCCGAGCAGGTCGACACGTACGTCCGGCCCATGCTGGAGGGTCGGTTCTTCGGCACCATGTGCCTGTCCGAGCCGCACGCGGGCAGCTCACTTGCCGACATCACCACCCGGGCCGAGCCGCAGCCGGACGGCACGTACCGCCTGTTCGGCACCAAGATGTGGATCTCCGGCGGTGACCACGAGCTGGCCGAGAACATCGTCCACCTGGTGTTGGCGCGGATTCCCGGCGGGCCGCCCGGGGTGAAGGGCATCTCCCTGTTCGTCGTGCCCAAGGTGCTCGTCGGGCCGGACGGTTCGCTCGGCGACCGCAACGACGTGGTGCTCGTCGGGCTCAACCACAAGATGGGCTTCCGGGGGACCACAAACACCCTGCTCAGCTTCGGCGACGGCGGGCACACCCCCGACGGTCGCCCCGGCGCGGTGGGCCACCTGGTCGGTGCGCCGCACCAGGGGCTCGCCCAGATGTTCCACATGATGAACGGAGCCCGGATCGGTGTGGGCGCCGGCGCCATGGCGCTGGGCTACACCGGCTATCTCAAGAGCCTGGCGTACGCCCGTGAGCGGCCGCAGGGCCGGCCGGTCGACGCGAAGGACCCCGCGGCGCCGCAGGTGCCGATCATCGACCATCCGGACGTACGGCGGATGCTGCTCGCGCAGAAGAGCTACGTGGAGGGTGCCCTGGCCCTGGTGCTCTACTGCGCCCGGCTGCTCGACGAGGAGCAGACCGCGCCGGAGCAGACCGACCGGGAGCGGGCTCACCTGCTGCTGGACGTACTCACCCCGATCACCAAGAGCTGGCCGTCGCAGTGGTGCCTGGCCGCCAACGACCTGGCGATCCAGGTCCTCGGCGGTGCCGGTTACACCCGCGACCACGACGTCGAGCAGCACTACCGGGACAACCGGCTCAACCCGATCCACGAGGGCACCCACGGCATCCAGGCGCTGGACCTGCTGGGGCGCAAGATGACCATGCGCGACGGCGCCGGTCTGCTCCTGCTAACCGAGACGATGGGCGACACCGTCGCCCGGGGCCGTAAGGCCGGCGGGGAGGCCGTCGGGCTGGCCGACCGGCTGGCCGACGCGGTGGACCGGATCGCCACTGTCACCCGCCGACTCTGGGCCGGGGGAGACCCGACGCTCGCCCTGGCCAACGCCAGCGTCTACCTGGAGGCGGTCGGGCACGTGGTGATCGCGTGGATGTGGTTGGAACAGGTGCTGGCGCTGCCGCCGCAGGAGGCCGGCGACGCCTTTCACGCGGGCAAGCGGCACGCCGCCCGCTATTTCTTCAGTGTCGAGCTGCCCCGCACCGGCCCGCAGTTCGACCTGCTGGAAAGCCTCGACCGGACCACGCTCGACATGCGCGCGGACTGGTTCTGA
- a CDS encoding MFS transporter, with translation MTAVDAPPAPALHRDRRFRTFWTGQTISAFGDRISELALPLIAVSLLAATPVQVSVLTALIWLPNLLGLFLGAWVDQRTHKRRLLILADLARAAVLLSLPVAYLFGAITLTQLYLVALLSGAGAVLFTLGQQAFFVALVPRSAYVDANSKLSLSRSLSFIAGPAVGGGLVQALSAPVAILVDAVSFLASALLLRRIPVTESPPPPRRTSTVGLVREGLVLVLRHPVLRAALGCTTTVNFFTFIAAALLVLYANRELHLSPGAIGVAFGVGALGGLVGAAVAPRMSRAIGLGRTAMIGVVVFPAPLALTALIAGPTWAKVAMLAAIEMVSSLGVMLMDVNLNALLMAVTPDDARGRRAGAYSAVNYGIRPLGALVGGALGTTLGLRPALVVAGVGGVLAVLWLLASPVRHIRTLDATAP, from the coding sequence ATGACCGCCGTCGACGCCCCGCCCGCACCGGCGCTGCACCGCGACAGGCGGTTCCGCACCTTCTGGACCGGTCAGACGATCTCGGCGTTCGGTGACCGGATCAGCGAGCTGGCCCTGCCGCTGATCGCCGTCTCCCTGCTCGCCGCGACGCCCGTGCAGGTAAGCGTCCTCACCGCGCTGATCTGGCTGCCCAACCTGCTGGGCCTGTTCCTCGGCGCGTGGGTGGACCAGCGCACCCACAAGCGACGACTCCTGATCCTCGCCGACCTGGCCCGCGCGGCCGTGCTGCTCAGCCTGCCCGTGGCCTACCTGTTCGGCGCGATCACCCTCACCCAGCTCTACCTGGTGGCGCTGCTCAGCGGCGCCGGAGCCGTCCTGTTCACCCTGGGACAGCAGGCGTTCTTCGTCGCCCTGGTGCCACGATCGGCGTACGTGGACGCGAACAGCAAACTCAGCCTGAGCCGGTCCCTCTCGTTCATCGCCGGTCCGGCCGTGGGCGGTGGACTCGTCCAGGCGCTCAGCGCGCCGGTGGCGATCCTCGTCGACGCGGTGTCCTTCCTCGCCTCCGCGCTGCTGCTGCGTCGCATCCCGGTCACCGAGTCGCCCCCGCCGCCCCGGCGGACGTCCACTGTCGGGCTGGTCCGCGAGGGCCTGGTGCTGGTGCTGCGCCATCCGGTGCTGCGCGCCGCCCTCGGCTGCACCACCACAGTCAACTTCTTCACCTTCATCGCGGCCGCGCTGCTGGTGCTGTACGCCAACCGTGAACTCCACCTCTCGCCGGGCGCCATCGGCGTCGCGTTCGGCGTCGGCGCGCTCGGCGGCCTGGTCGGCGCGGCAGTGGCGCCCCGCATGTCGCGGGCCATCGGGCTGGGCCGGACCGCGATGATCGGCGTGGTGGTCTTTCCCGCGCCGCTGGCGCTGACGGCGCTGATCGCCGGCCCGACCTGGGCGAAGGTGGCCATGCTGGCGGCCATCGAGATGGTGTCCAGCCTCGGTGTGATGCTGATGGACGTCAACCTCAACGCCCTGCTCATGGCAGTGACGCCAGACGACGCACGCGGTCGTCGGGCCGGCGCGTACAGCGCCGTCAACTACGGCATCCGGCCGCTCGGCGCGCTGGTCGGCGGCGCGCTCGGCACCACCCTCGGGCTGCGGCCGGCCCTCGTCGTCGCCGGGGTGGGCGGCGTGCTCGCCGTGCTGTGGCTGCTCGCGTCCCCGGTGCGCCACATCAGGACCCTCGACGCCACGGCGCCCTGA
- a CDS encoding alpha/beta fold hydrolase, protein MADVVLVAGAWLGSWAWDEVVPGLRAAGHRASPLTLSGLAERQGVPAGQQTHVQDIVGEIERRDLRDVVLVGHSYSGIPVGQAAARIGDRLTRVVYVDAEVPVDGLSFASGWWQGQAAFESVLADDGGDWQPLDAAEFDGQGLTDEQIARLVRGCTPHPGATLTEPAVLARPLGELPTTYVKCLLDGPEPNDTVAALLASEQWRLVTMATGHWPMFSQPAELARLLVAEIG, encoded by the coding sequence ATGGCTGATGTGGTGCTGGTGGCGGGTGCGTGGCTGGGGTCGTGGGCGTGGGACGAGGTGGTGCCGGGGCTGCGGGCCGCCGGGCACCGGGCCTCTCCCCTCACCCTTTCCGGTCTCGCCGAGCGGCAGGGCGTGCCCGCCGGGCAGCAGACCCACGTGCAGGACATCGTCGGCGAGATCGAGCGACGCGACCTGCGCGACGTGGTGCTGGTCGGGCACAGCTACTCGGGCATCCCGGTGGGTCAGGCCGCCGCGCGGATCGGCGACCGGTTGACCCGGGTGGTCTACGTCGACGCGGAGGTGCCTGTCGACGGCCTGTCGTTCGCGTCCGGCTGGTGGCAGGGTCAGGCGGCGTTCGAGTCGGTGCTCGCCGACGACGGCGGCGACTGGCAGCCGCTCGACGCGGCCGAGTTCGACGGCCAGGGGCTCACCGACGAGCAGATCGCCCGGCTGGTCAGGGGCTGCACGCCGCACCCGGGGGCCACGCTCACCGAGCCGGCCGTGCTGGCACGCCCGCTGGGCGAGCTGCCGACGACGTACGTCAAATGCCTGCTCGACGGGCCGGAGCCCAACGACACAGTGGCCGCGTTGCTGGCCAGCGAGCAGTGGCGGCTGGTCACGATGGCCACGGGTCACTGGCCGATGTTCTCCCAGCCCGCCGAGCTGGCCCGGTTGCTGGTGGCGGAGATCGGCTGA
- a CDS encoding carbohydrate ABC transporter permease, whose amino-acid sequence MTTTAPDTGRSPTEERPAPPGRRPLTLRRRESRAGLALVAPTLLVTIAVIGIPIVWTVVLAFQRVRLATLRKTGLFGEFTMDNIDRVLHTPGFADTLWVTLLYSIGGTVGSIALGLVAALVVRRPFRGRTLVRASMLLPYVAPVVAVTFVWQVMLDPQLGIVNHWGQRLLGWDAPVPFLTQESTALATVIVFEAWRYFPFAFLFLLARLQAVPGELEEAARVDGATPTQRFRHILLPQLLPVIALLGVLRFIMTFNKFDDVYLLTGGAAGTEVVSVRVYEFLTARTDIGAAAAQAVVLAVVLIVFVLIYLRFFGRRVG is encoded by the coding sequence TTGACCACCACCGCCCCCGACACCGGCCGCTCCCCCACCGAGGAGCGGCCGGCGCCGCCGGGCCGCCGACCACTGACCCTGCGCCGCCGTGAGTCCCGCGCCGGGCTCGCGCTCGTCGCGCCGACCCTGCTCGTCACCATCGCGGTCATCGGCATCCCGATCGTGTGGACCGTGGTGCTCGCCTTCCAGCGGGTCCGGCTCGCCACCCTGCGCAAGACCGGGCTGTTCGGCGAGTTCACCATGGACAACATCGACCGGGTGCTGCACACCCCCGGCTTCGCCGACACGCTGTGGGTGACCCTGCTCTACAGCATCGGCGGCACCGTCGGGTCGATCGCGCTCGGTCTGGTCGCCGCCCTGGTGGTGCGCCGGCCGTTCCGGGGTCGCACGCTGGTACGGGCCTCCATGCTGCTGCCGTACGTGGCGCCTGTGGTCGCGGTCACCTTCGTCTGGCAGGTGATGCTCGACCCGCAGCTCGGCATCGTCAACCACTGGGGTCAGCGCCTGCTGGGCTGGGACGCGCCGGTGCCGTTCCTCACCCAGGAGTCGACAGCGCTGGCCACCGTCATCGTGTTCGAGGCGTGGCGCTACTTTCCGTTCGCGTTCCTCTTCCTGCTGGCCCGGCTCCAGGCGGTGCCCGGGGAGTTGGAGGAGGCCGCCCGCGTCGACGGCGCCACGCCCACCCAGCGGTTCCGGCACATCCTGCTGCCGCAACTGCTCCCGGTGATCGCCCTGCTGGGGGTGCTGCGCTTCATCATGACGTTCAACAAGTTCGACGACGTCTACCTGCTCACCGGCGGGGCCGCCGGCACCGAGGTGGTAAGCGTCCGGGTGTACGAGTTCCTCACCGCCCGTACCGACATCGGCGCGGCGGCCGCGCAGGCGGTCGTGCTGGCCGTGGTGCTCATCGTGTTCGTGTTGATCTATCTGCGCTTCTTCGGACGGAGGGTCGGCTGA
- a CDS encoding ArsR/SmtB family transcription factor has protein sequence MSLKNPYGDFEITEPQALRALAHPVRLAILDRLQRHGPATATGLSTHVGATPSVVSWHLRHLATFGLVTDADGATSKRERWWQAAARGFRFTLPDDAEGQAAGRQLRGEMFARTAETPQQWLLHDEPRLDAEWRGLAGVADTRFVATPDELRHLEEAIEELIAPYVRRKDDDTKPAGAQIVRMLRYLLPEPADDTSAS, from the coding sequence ATGTCTCTCAAGAATCCGTACGGGGATTTCGAGATCACCGAGCCGCAGGCGCTGCGGGCGCTGGCGCATCCCGTCCGGTTGGCCATCCTCGACCGGCTCCAGCGTCACGGCCCGGCCACGGCCACCGGACTGTCGACGCACGTCGGCGCCACGCCGTCGGTGGTCAGCTGGCACCTGCGCCACCTCGCGACGTTCGGTCTGGTCACCGACGCCGACGGCGCCACCAGCAAGCGGGAACGCTGGTGGCAGGCAGCCGCCCGGGGGTTCCGCTTCACGCTGCCCGACGACGCCGAGGGGCAGGCAGCGGGACGGCAGCTCCGCGGCGAGATGTTCGCCCGGACCGCGGAGACGCCACAGCAGTGGCTGCTGCACGACGAGCCCCGCCTGGACGCCGAGTGGCGCGGGCTCGCGGGGGTGGCCGACACCCGCTTCGTCGCGACGCCCGACGAGCTGCGACACCTCGAAGAGGCGATCGAGGAGCTGATCGCCCCGTACGTGCGCCGCAAGGACGACGACACCAAGCCGGCCGGCGCGCAGATCGTCCGGATGCTGCGTTACCTGCTGCCCGAGCCGGCCGACGACACGTCCGCGTCATGA
- a CDS encoding MmcQ/YjbR family DNA-binding protein has protein sequence MTAPGDVDPEVLDRLRPICRGLPETYEEPAWVGIRWRVRRRTFAHVLTVDPDRQAVLARAAALDRPACLLVFRSPLDEIAGLLSVGHPFYKPDWSPNVLGMILDEATDWAEVGELLTESYCVQAPKRLAALVDRPA, from the coding sequence GTGACCGCACCCGGAGACGTCGACCCCGAGGTTCTCGACAGGCTGCGCCCGATCTGTCGCGGGCTGCCGGAGACCTACGAGGAGCCGGCCTGGGTGGGCATCCGTTGGCGGGTCCGCAGGCGCACCTTCGCCCATGTGCTCACCGTCGACCCCGACCGGCAGGCGGTGCTCGCCCGCGCCGCCGCGCTCGACCGGCCGGCCTGCCTGCTGGTCTTCCGGTCGCCGCTCGACGAGATCGCCGGTCTCCTGAGCGTCGGGCATCCGTTCTACAAACCGGACTGGAGCCCGAACGTGCTGGGCATGATCCTGGACGAGGCCACCGACTGGGCCGAGGTCGGCGAGCTGCTCACCGAGAGCTACTGCGTGCAGGCGCCCAAGCGGCTCGCCGCCCTGGTCGACAGGCCCGCCTGA
- a CDS encoding spermidine synthase — protein MGARFEELAWRETPIGAISLRRRRDPALQVEVYEVKLDDEYLMSSLFPVAEIELARLGLAELTGDVLDVVVGGLGLGYTACTALADPRVRSLLVVEAIEDVIDWHRRGLLPFAAGLAEDPRTRFARADFFAAVAGDDGFDAESPGRRFDAVLLDVDHSPRNVLHPSHAPFYAPDGLRRLAALLRPEGVFALWSDDPPDDEFTAALTEVFATVRAHVVPFANPLTGGQSANTVYVARR, from the coding sequence GTGGGCGCGCGTTTCGAGGAGCTGGCCTGGCGGGAGACCCCGATCGGCGCGATCAGCCTGCGGCGGCGCCGCGACCCGGCGCTCCAGGTCGAGGTGTACGAGGTCAAGCTCGACGACGAGTACCTGATGTCCAGCCTCTTTCCCGTCGCGGAGATCGAGCTGGCCCGGCTGGGTCTGGCCGAGTTGACAGGTGACGTTCTCGACGTGGTGGTCGGCGGGCTCGGGCTGGGCTACACCGCGTGCACCGCGTTGGCCGACCCGCGGGTGCGGTCACTGCTGGTGGTGGAGGCCATCGAGGACGTCATCGACTGGCACCGGCGAGGGCTGCTGCCGTTCGCGGCCGGGCTCGCCGAGGATCCGCGGACCCGGTTCGCGCGGGCCGACTTCTTCGCCGCGGTGGCCGGCGACGACGGCTTTGACGCCGAGTCGCCCGGGCGGCGGTTCGACGCCGTCCTGCTCGACGTCGACCACTCGCCGCGCAACGTCCTGCACCCGAGCCACGCCCCCTTCTACGCGCCGGACGGGCTGCGCCGGCTCGCCGCGCTGCTGCGTCCGGAGGGCGTCTTCGCGCTCTGGTCGGACGACCCGCCGGACGACGAGTTCACCGCGGCGCTCACCGAGGTCTTCGCGACGGTCCGGGCACACGTCGTGCCCTTCGCCAACCCCCTGACCGGCGGCCAGTCCGCCAACACCGTCTACGTAGCCCGCCGCTGA
- a CDS encoding carbohydrate ABC transporter permease, producing the protein MDRDMVETVSLRWLRRLVIAAFLVVTVFPFYYMLVLSVRPIERLLLDPGSLVVGFGELTVATYAEVLKATDDGGQGFLTFIRNSGLVAVAATVLTLLVAIPGAYAVARLRFFGRRQVDFLFLAVYLFPSIVIAIPLFVVFSLAGLRGSLFGLVLVYISQTLPVSVYMLKNYFETIPVSLEESAAIDGAGRLGIIRRVSLPLAMPSIMAVALYDFMIAWNEFLFALLFLVDKPDRWTVSLGLSLLADGVEVPKTVLMAGSVVLTLPIVILFFASERLLTEGLTSGAEKG; encoded by the coding sequence ATGGACCGGGACATGGTCGAGACGGTGAGCCTGCGCTGGCTGCGCCGCCTGGTGATCGCCGCGTTCCTGGTCGTCACCGTCTTCCCCTTCTACTACATGCTCGTGCTCTCGGTGCGGCCCATCGAGCGGCTGCTGCTCGACCCGGGCTCGCTTGTCGTCGGCTTCGGCGAGTTGACAGTGGCCACGTACGCCGAGGTGCTCAAGGCCACCGACGACGGCGGTCAGGGCTTCCTCACCTTCATCCGCAACAGCGGCCTCGTCGCTGTCGCGGCGACAGTGCTCACGCTGCTCGTCGCGATCCCCGGCGCGTACGCGGTGGCCCGGCTGCGATTTTTCGGCCGGCGGCAGGTCGACTTCCTGTTCCTGGCCGTCTACCTGTTCCCGTCGATCGTCATCGCGATCCCGCTGTTCGTGGTCTTCAGCCTCGCCGGGCTGCGCGGCTCGCTGTTCGGCCTGGTGCTTGTCTACATCTCGCAGACGCTGCCGGTGTCGGTCTACATGCTGAAGAACTACTTCGAGACCATCCCGGTCAGTCTGGAGGAGTCGGCGGCCATCGACGGCGCCGGTCGGCTCGGCATCATCCGCCGCGTGAGCCTGCCCCTCGCCATGCCGTCGATCATGGCGGTCGCGCTCTACGACTTCATGATCGCCTGGAACGAGTTCCTCTTCGCCCTGCTGTTCCTTGTCGACAAGCCGGACCGGTGGACGGTGTCGCTGGGGTTGTCGCTGCTCGCCGACGGCGTGGAGGTGCCCAAGACGGTGCTGATGGCCGGGTCGGTCGTCCTCACCCTGCCCATCGTGATCCTCTTCTTCGCCAGCGAGCGGCTGCTCACCGAGGGCCTGACAAGCGGCGCGGAGAAGGGCTGA
- a CDS encoding class I SAM-dependent methyltransferase, translating into MANPTRWATDTGPEHSQWYIDRFRKLAAEGADLAGEARLVDTLVAPGSRILDAGSGTGRVGAALAQRGHTVVGVDADPALVEAARADHPGPRWLVADLADLDLPTLGEAEPFDAAVLAGNVLAFVAAGTEPEVLRRLAVHLRPDGVLAVGFGTERGYPLTAFDADAVAAGLRLEHRFATWDLRPWRDDAPFAVTLLRRPTT; encoded by the coding sequence ATGGCCAACCCGACCCGCTGGGCGACCGACACCGGTCCGGAGCACTCGCAGTGGTACATCGACAGGTTCCGCAAGCTCGCCGCCGAGGGAGCGGACCTGGCCGGCGAGGCCCGGCTGGTCGACACGCTCGTCGCGCCCGGGTCGCGGATTCTCGACGCCGGCAGCGGCACCGGCCGGGTGGGCGCGGCGCTGGCCCAGCGAGGGCACACAGTGGTCGGGGTCGACGCCGACCCCGCGCTGGTGGAGGCCGCCCGCGCCGACCACCCCGGCCCGCGCTGGCTGGTCGCCGACCTGGCCGACCTGGACCTGCCGACGCTCGGCGAGGCGGAGCCGTTCGACGCGGCAGTCCTCGCCGGCAACGTGCTCGCCTTCGTCGCCGCCGGCACCGAGCCCGAGGTGCTGCGTCGACTCGCCGTGCACCTGCGCCCCGACGGGGTGCTGGCGGTGGGCTTCGGCACCGAACGCGGCTACCCGCTGACCGCGTTCGACGCCGACGCGGTCGCCGCCGGGCTGCGCCTGGAACACCGCTTCGCCACCTGGGACCTGCGGCCGTGGCGCGACGACGCCCCGTTCGCGGTAACCCTCCTGCGCCGCCCGACCACCTGA
- the eccB gene encoding type VII secretion protein EccB, with product MPSRQDQLHSYQFSVQRAVAALVMRETDPAQSPFRRLAGAGLASVLVAAIGLGGFALYGLFAGGGTGWRDPGAVIVEKESGARFVYREQKLHPVLNYASALLIVGADRSKTVLVSRRSIDGVPRGLPLGIADAPDSLPAPGRLATAAWTVCSTAGGEDPRSALLIGTEPDGGRPLGDDALLLRHPDGSLHLVWHQHRYLVRDPNRVLAALATTRARSVPVAPALLNALPAGVDLAPPALPGEGRPSTRVSGATIGQVYVVRNSGGGRQYAVALDGGLAAITELQAGLLLARTGQGESEPMTLGRFAALPTMSDLAPSGPTAPPPVPPRLASPDDAAVCARVGDDGGTGEVLRGVRLPDLAAVPRTAPSGGAALADHVVVQPGGGAVVEAAAAPGASGGAVSVVTDLGRRYVLADREVLAMLGYRDVRPVRLPAGLVSLVPAGATLDPAAARAVAAPS from the coding sequence ATGCCGTCGCGGCAGGATCAGCTGCACTCCTACCAGTTCAGCGTCCAGCGGGCGGTCGCCGCTCTGGTGATGCGCGAGACCGATCCGGCCCAGTCGCCGTTTCGGCGGCTGGCGGGCGCGGGCCTGGCCAGCGTCCTCGTCGCGGCGATCGGGCTCGGGGGTTTCGCGCTCTACGGCCTGTTCGCCGGCGGCGGCACGGGATGGCGCGATCCGGGCGCGGTCATCGTGGAGAAGGAGTCCGGCGCCCGCTTCGTCTACCGGGAACAGAAGCTGCACCCGGTGCTCAACTACGCGTCGGCGTTGCTGATCGTCGGCGCGGACCGGTCGAAGACCGTGCTGGTCTCCCGGCGGTCGATCGACGGCGTGCCGCGCGGCCTGCCGCTGGGTATCGCCGACGCGCCGGACTCGCTGCCCGCCCCCGGCCGGTTGGCGACGGCTGCCTGGACGGTCTGCTCGACGGCCGGCGGCGAGGACCCCCGCTCCGCGCTGCTCATCGGCACCGAGCCCGACGGCGGTCGGCCGCTGGGCGACGACGCCCTGCTGCTGCGCCACCCGGACGGCAGCCTGCACCTCGTGTGGCACCAGCACCGGTACCTGGTCCGCGATCCCAACCGGGTGCTGGCCGCGCTGGCCACCACCCGGGCCCGGTCGGTGCCTGTCGCGCCCGCCCTGCTCAACGCGCTCCCCGCAGGCGTCGACCTGGCCCCGCCGGCGCTGCCCGGCGAGGGCCGGCCCTCCACCCGGGTGTCCGGCGCCACGATCGGTCAGGTCTACGTGGTGCGTAACTCCGGCGGCGGTCGGCAGTACGCGGTGGCGCTCGACGGCGGGCTGGCCGCGATCACCGAGTTGCAGGCCGGGCTGCTGCTCGCCCGCACCGGGCAGGGGGAGTCGGAACCGATGACGCTGGGCCGGTTCGCCGCCCTGCCCACGATGTCCGACCTCGCCCCGAGTGGCCCGACCGCGCCGCCGCCCGTGCCGCCCCGGCTCGCCAGTCCCGACGACGCGGCGGTCTGCGCCCGGGTCGGGGACGACGGTGGCACGGGCGAGGTGCTGCGGGGCGTACGACTGCCGGACCTGGCGGCCGTCCCACGGACCGCGCCGAGCGGTGGCGCGGCACTGGCCGACCACGTGGTGGTGCAGCCGGGTGGCGGCGCGGTGGTCGAGGCCGCCGCAGCGCCCGGTGCGTCCGGGGGCGCGGTGTCCGTGGTCACCGACCTGGGCCGGCGGTACGTGCTGGCCGACCGGGAGGTGCTGGCGATGCTCGGCTACCGCGACGTGCGACCGGTGCGGCTGCCCGCCGGCCTGGTCAGCCTCGTGCCGGCCGGCGCCACCCTGGACCCGGCCGCCGCCCGAGCCGTCGCCGCCCCGTCCTGA